A stretch of the Sphingobacterium thalpophilum genome encodes the following:
- a CDS encoding HlyD family secretion protein, translating into MNNPTLNEKEIKRRRRIWVINSISALVIAVTIIWGVMVFFHINESVYTDDAQVDAHITPINARISGYIKDIRFEEHQKVHRGDTLVILDDSEYRILLQNARAAWSDAKANRTVVRSGIAIADNSTTIVNANIEEMKARLDNMEANYRRYASLVKDEAVTRYQFDQIKAEYEAMAAKYKALLAQQQTSKLNTRESEQKLSVNDASLQRAQAAIDLAKLNLSYTVITAPYDGVLGRRTIEQGQLVQNGTPLVHIVRDEQKWITANYTERQMKNIQIGKKVSIEMDALPGKTFEGEVVAISEATGSKYAAVPVDNSTGNFVKVQQRIPVRINFTAANAKSDLDLLRAGMNAIIRVK; encoded by the coding sequence ATGAATAATCCAACATTAAATGAGAAAGAGATAAAAAGAAGAAGAAGGATATGGGTAATTAATAGCATATCCGCTTTAGTGATCGCCGTAACTATCATTTGGGGCGTTATGGTCTTCTTCCACATCAACGAATCTGTTTATACAGACGACGCGCAGGTGGACGCCCATATTACACCGATCAATGCCCGCATCAGCGGTTATATCAAAGATATCCGATTTGAAGAGCATCAAAAAGTACATCGGGGTGACACACTTGTCATCCTGGATGATTCGGAGTACAGGATTCTATTGCAGAATGCAAGGGCGGCGTGGTCGGATGCCAAAGCCAACCGGACCGTAGTCCGATCAGGCATAGCTATTGCCGACAACAGCACCACGATTGTGAACGCTAACATCGAGGAGATGAAAGCACGTCTGGACAACATGGAGGCCAATTACAGGAGATACGCAAGTCTCGTGAAGGACGAAGCAGTAACACGTTATCAGTTTGATCAGATCAAGGCAGAATATGAGGCAATGGCGGCTAAATACAAGGCCTTGCTTGCCCAGCAACAGACGTCAAAACTCAACACACGTGAATCGGAGCAAAAATTGTCGGTAAATGATGCGTCATTACAACGGGCACAGGCTGCCATTGATCTGGCAAAGCTAAATCTTTCCTACACCGTCATTACCGCCCCATATGATGGGGTACTGGGCAGACGGACTATTGAGCAAGGGCAGCTCGTTCAGAATGGAACACCCCTCGTTCATATCGTACGTGATGAACAAAAGTGGATCACGGCCAACTATACCGAGCGTCAGATGAAAAACATACAGATCGGGAAAAAAGTAAGTATTGAAATGGACGCCTTGCCCGGAAAGACCTTTGAAGGTGAGGTCGTAGCCATTTCAGAAGCAACTGGCTCAAAATATGCTGCCGTCCCCGTCGATAATTCCACCGGCAATTTCGTTAAAGTACAACAGCGTATTCCAGTACGGATCAATTTTACAGCGGCCAATGCCAAGTCCGATTTAGATCTGCTCCGCGCCGGCATGAATGCCATCATACGTGTTAAATAA
- a CDS encoding MFS transporter translates to MRDRIFRDWVSPRWELFLLFILNIIFSFNNGIPSSINTYVMNGYAGISADLSMATYCYYAGMVCAIPLVFRLFKLSPKKAVLIACIVILLFSNMILEHASNGINICMATFFVGSAKMIVTMAIIGEMIPFLMPRGERYQLYAVYYPMTMIIPALASYIAARLAGVFYWEAVFLFQNILLGIGLLICILFMQSSQFKRIPLYQYDWFGNILLCISLLNLSYFTTYGLTQNWFHSPRILITGLASIAFLVLFVNRSLLIRKSLMNFSSFASRILPISVVTIFFFGIFYSSTSLYTSLLNITLGVNPEETAAVNTYVIPGYILGAGIAYLYFRITKKCKFILAFSALCYTLSSFFFAHIVSSESAQSLFWLPMILRGMGVITSYIGIGVYMAGNIPSRYYLSGLVFLILTRSFLVPVVWANVLANGYYRLQLIHANHLATLMDKTSVFIAGHASLGKTVQIQSSLLAIRDSYNWLFIAGLLLTFIILIFPFHSSSIRKVFDWRNRNTAKDALQIPVS, encoded by the coding sequence ATGAGAGATCGAATTTTCAGAGATTGGGTCTCCCCTCGTTGGGAACTCTTCTTGCTATTTATACTTAATATTATATTCTCCTTTAATAACGGGATTCCATCCTCCATCAACACCTATGTGATGAATGGTTACGCTGGTATCAGTGCTGACCTCAGCATGGCAACATACTGTTATTATGCCGGTATGGTGTGCGCTATTCCTTTGGTATTTCGCCTATTCAAGCTCAGTCCGAAGAAAGCTGTGCTGATTGCTTGTATTGTTATCCTGCTTTTTTCCAATATGATTCTCGAACATGCGAGCAATGGTATTAATATTTGCATGGCCACGTTTTTTGTAGGAAGCGCCAAGATGATAGTCACCATGGCTATTATTGGAGAGATGATTCCATTTTTAATGCCGCGAGGTGAGCGCTATCAGCTGTATGCCGTGTATTATCCAATGACGATGATCATACCAGCCCTGGCGAGCTATATCGCCGCCCGTTTAGCTGGCGTATTCTACTGGGAAGCTGTATTTTTATTTCAGAACATACTATTAGGCATTGGCCTACTGATCTGCATCCTGTTTATGCAGTCCTCGCAGTTCAAAAGAATTCCATTATACCAGTACGACTGGTTTGGCAATATCCTCCTTTGCATTTCCTTACTGAATCTTTCGTATTTTACGACTTATGGATTGACGCAAAACTGGTTCCATTCTCCTAGGATCCTGATAACGGGCCTTGCCAGCATAGCGTTCCTCGTCCTATTTGTCAACCGAAGTCTGCTCATCAGGAAGTCCCTGATGAATTTTAGCTCGTTCGCTTCCAGGATTCTGCCCATTTCGGTCGTAACTATATTTTTCTTCGGGATCTTTTATAGTTCCACCTCACTCTACACCTCTTTACTAAATATTACGCTGGGAGTCAACCCCGAAGAAACGGCTGCAGTAAACACCTATGTGATCCCTGGCTATATCCTCGGTGCAGGGATAGCGTACCTATATTTCAGGATCACGAAAAAATGCAAGTTCATCCTGGCCTTCTCTGCTCTATGCTATACGCTATCCAGCTTTTTCTTCGCCCATATTGTCAGCTCTGAATCCGCCCAGTCACTCTTTTGGCTACCCATGATTCTTAGAGGCATGGGCGTTATCACGTCCTATATCGGCATCGGCGTCTATATGGCGGGCAATATTCCATCCCGATACTATCTCTCCGGCCTGGTATTCCTGATACTTACCCGGTCATTTCTGGTGCCCGTGGTATGGGCCAATGTGCTTGCGAATGGATATTATAGACTACAGCTTATACACGCAAACCATCTCGCCACGCTTATGGATAAGACCAGCGTTTTTATAGCCGGACATGCCAGCCTGGGTAAAACCGTACAGATACAATCCTCGCTGTTGGCGATCCGTGACAGCTATAACTGGCTTTTTATAGCGGGACTGTTGCTGACTTTCATCATCTTGATCTTCCCTTTTCATTCGTCATCCATCCGAAAAGTTTTCGACTGGCGGAATCGGAATACAGCAAAAGATGCTCTGCAGATACCTGTATCTTAA
- a CDS encoding class I SAM-dependent methyltransferase, producing the protein MNKNSIERFTDRVVDYEKYRPSYPEEIIKILKERIGLTRKWLVADIGSGTGLSTQLFLENGNDVFAIEPNRQMRESLVHHFKTYRNLIALNATAENTSIEPGCVDLIFAGQSFHWFDRNACRVEFDRILAKDGHIVLAWNQRDPEDAFQQEYEQFLCDHIPNYRSLTHKHISDQDIQEFLAPRPMIKVSLPNQQIFDLRSFLGRVRSSSYFPKNQTENKSLYDELHALFDRYAISEKIVFKYITEIYIS; encoded by the coding sequence ATGAATAAAAACAGTATTGAGCGGTTTACCGACAGAGTGGTGGACTACGAAAAATATAGGCCCAGTTATCCGGAGGAAATTATAAAGATTCTTAAAGAGCGTATAGGTTTAACCAGAAAGTGGCTCGTTGCCGATATCGGAAGCGGTACAGGATTGTCTACTCAGTTATTCCTGGAGAATGGAAATGATGTTTTTGCAATAGAACCCAATCGGCAGATGCGGGAATCGCTTGTACACCATTTTAAGACGTATAGAAATCTCATCGCCTTGAACGCTACTGCTGAAAACACCTCGATCGAGCCGGGATGTGTCGATCTCATTTTCGCGGGACAGTCTTTTCACTGGTTTGACCGTAACGCCTGTCGTGTCGAATTCGATCGAATCCTGGCAAAGGATGGTCATATCGTACTGGCTTGGAACCAGCGCGACCCCGAGGATGCATTTCAGCAGGAATACGAACAGTTTTTATGCGATCATATCCCCAACTACAGATCCCTGACGCATAAGCATATTTCGGATCAGGATATACAGGAGTTTCTTGCTCCGAGACCTATGATTAAAGTATCGCTTCCCAACCAGCAAATCTTTGATCTCCGGTCTTTCTTGGGTAGAGTAAGGTCTTCGTCCTATTTCCCGAAAAACCAGACTGAAAACAAAAGTCTTTACGATGAACTACATGCGCTTTTTGACAGGTACGCCATATCCGAGAAAATTGTATTTAAATATATAACCGAGATCTATATCAGTTAG
- the radC gene encoding RadC family protein — protein sequence MSKQQKLVIREWSEADRPREKLLSQGRRALSDAELLAILIGSGSREESAVALCRRILADVKNSLHILSTMDVKELSHYKGIGEAKAIAIVAALELGRRKKDAPTEEKKTLNSSKRVYDYVKPILQDLPHEEFWALYLNTGCKLLDQQLIGRGGNDFTPVDVRIILRNALTVKAHSIVLIHNHPSGTLQPSNADRILTQKIVAASKIMDIRVNDHLIYTDNGYFSFRDEGIID from the coding sequence ATGTCAAAACAGCAAAAATTAGTCATTCGGGAATGGTCGGAGGCGGACCGTCCACGTGAAAAATTATTGAGCCAAGGCCGCAGAGCACTCTCTGATGCCGAGCTATTGGCGATCCTGATCGGATCGGGATCCAGAGAGGAAAGTGCTGTCGCCCTATGCAGGCGTATACTCGCGGACGTGAAAAATAGCCTGCATATTCTCTCGACCATGGACGTCAAAGAACTGAGCCACTATAAGGGGATCGGCGAAGCAAAAGCGATTGCAATTGTTGCAGCGCTAGAACTAGGCCGACGTAAAAAAGATGCTCCCACAGAGGAAAAAAAAACCTTGAATAGTAGCAAGCGTGTATATGATTATGTGAAACCCATATTACAGGATCTGCCACATGAAGAGTTCTGGGCACTTTATCTCAATACCGGTTGTAAACTTTTGGATCAACAGCTTATTGGCCGTGGTGGAAATGATTTTACACCGGTCGATGTACGTATTATTCTACGTAATGCCCTGACGGTCAAAGCACACAGTATCGTATTGATACACAATCATCCTTCAGGTACGCTTCAGCCGAGCAATGCTGACAGAATTCTGACGCAAAAAATTGTGGCTGCATCAAAAATTATGGATATTCGAGTAAATGATCACCTGATCTATACAGACAACGGTTATTTTAGTTTCAGAGACGAGGGAATAATTGATTAG
- a CDS encoding peptidylprolyl isomerase — translation MSKAIIKTEKGDMTVEFYTADAPNTVANFIKLAKSGYYNGLAFHRVIPDFVIQGGCPNSREGATGIPGTGGPGYKIDCELTGENQYHDRGVLSMAHAGRNTGGSQFFICHSRNNTAHLDRNHTCFGKVIENVDVVDDIRQGDRILSVEVIED, via the coding sequence ATGAGTAAAGCGATTATTAAAACAGAGAAAGGCGACATGACTGTGGAATTCTACACAGCAGATGCTCCAAATACAGTAGCGAATTTTATTAAGCTTGCCAAATCAGGGTATTACAACGGTTTGGCTTTTCACCGTGTTATCCCTGATTTCGTTATTCAGGGCGGTTGCCCTAACTCCCGCGAAGGTGCAACAGGTATTCCGGGTACAGGTGGACCAGGCTATAAGATCGACTGCGAGTTGACCGGAGAAAACCAATACCACGACAGAGGTGTATTGTCCATGGCGCATGCTGGACGCAACACCGGCGGTTCACAGTTTTTTATCTGCCATAGCCGCAATAATACGGCTCACCTGGACCGCAACCATACTTGTTTTGGAAAAGTAATCGAAAACGTTGATGTAGTGGACGATATCAGACAAGGAGACCGTATTTTATCAGTTGAAGTGATCGAAGATTAA
- a CDS encoding DUF5606 family protein produces the protein MNLRALVSVTGKPGLFKLVGQNKGGFILETLDQAKIKTVVSLSSTKMATLEDITIYGEEEEIRLLDVFETIKEKGITLPDTKSDGVTLRNFFREVAPGHDESRVYTSDIKKIITWYNIIKEFPLFEEEAPAPLM, from the coding sequence ATGAATTTAAGAGCATTAGTGTCTGTTACTGGTAAGCCAGGCTTATTTAAACTGGTGGGACAAAATAAAGGCGGTTTCATTCTGGAAACACTGGATCAAGCTAAAATTAAAACTGTGGTAAGCCTGTCATCAACCAAAATGGCTACATTGGAAGACATCACTATATACGGTGAGGAAGAGGAAATCCGTCTTTTGGATGTGTTTGAGACCATCAAAGAAAAAGGAATAACGCTGCCCGATACGAAATCCGATGGCGTGACATTGCGGAATTTCTTTCGTGAAGTTGCTCCGGGCCATGACGAATCCCGTGTATATACTTCTGATATTAAGAAAATTATCACTTGGTATAATATCATCAAGGAATTTCCTTTGTTTGAAGAAGAAGCTCCTGCTCCATTAATGTAA
- the murA gene encoding UDP-N-acetylglucosamine 1-carboxyvinyltransferase has protein sequence MNAFEIIGGKPLKGEIIPQGAKNEALQILSAVLLTEEPMTISNIPDIKDVNKLIDLLGALGVKINRIDKDTYVFEARDINIDYFQSPEFKEKGGGLRGSIMIVGPLLARFGKAAIPKPGGDKIGRRRLDTHFLGFEKLGAKFVYDSSTHFFNVDATELKGSYILLDEASVTGTANIVMAAVLAKGTTTIYNAACEPYLQQLCKMLNRMGAKITGIGSNLLTIEGVERLGGTSHRMLPDMIEIGSFIGLAAMTGSEITIKDVCFQELGIIPSVFSRLGIQFELRGDDIFIPAQDSYEIDTFIDGSILTISDAPWPGFTPDLLSIILVVATQAKGNVLIHQKMFESRLFFVDKLIDMGAQIILCDPHRATVIGLNKSHHLRGIEMTSPDIRAGVSLLIAALSAKGKSVIHNIEQIERGYQDIEERLRRLGADIKRVDVEPKGH, from the coding sequence ATGAATGCATTTGAAATAATCGGTGGTAAACCGTTGAAAGGGGAAATTATTCCTCAGGGAGCAAAAAATGAAGCGTTGCAAATTCTGTCTGCAGTATTGCTGACCGAAGAACCCATGACAATCAGCAATATTCCGGATATCAAAGATGTCAATAAGTTGATAGACTTGTTGGGCGCGTTGGGCGTAAAGATTAACCGGATTGATAAGGATACATATGTCTTCGAAGCAAGGGACATTAATATAGACTATTTTCAGTCGCCAGAGTTCAAAGAGAAAGGTGGCGGTTTACGAGGCTCCATCATGATTGTGGGGCCTTTATTGGCCCGCTTTGGAAAAGCGGCGATTCCCAAACCGGGCGGTGATAAAATCGGGCGCAGGCGGTTGGATACCCATTTTCTCGGTTTTGAAAAATTGGGTGCTAAATTTGTCTATGATTCTTCAACACATTTTTTTAATGTGGACGCCACAGAGTTAAAGGGAAGTTACATCCTCCTGGATGAAGCTTCTGTAACGGGTACTGCAAATATTGTAATGGCTGCCGTTTTGGCCAAAGGCACAACAACCATCTACAATGCGGCTTGTGAACCTTATTTGCAGCAGCTTTGTAAGATGTTGAACCGCATGGGAGCAAAGATTACAGGTATTGGTTCCAATTTACTGACTATTGAAGGGGTGGAACGCCTTGGTGGAACCTCACACCGTATGTTGCCTGATATGATTGAGATCGGCTCTTTTATTGGTCTTGCAGCCATGACCGGTTCGGAAATTACGATTAAGGATGTGTGTTTCCAGGAGCTGGGAATCATTCCTTCCGTTTTTTCGCGACTGGGTATCCAGTTTGAACTAAGGGGTGATGACATTTTCATTCCCGCGCAGGATTCCTATGAAATTGATACCTTCATTGACGGTTCCATACTGACTATCTCTGACGCTCCATGGCCGGGCTTCACGCCGGATTTATTGAGTATCATCCTAGTAGTTGCCACACAGGCTAAAGGCAACGTCCTGATACACCAAAAAATGTTTGAAAGCAGACTGTTCTTTGTTGATAAGCTGATCGATATGGGGGCGCAGATTATCTTATGTGACCCACATCGTGCAACAGTGATCGGTTTAAATAAATCCCATCATCTGCGTGGTATCGAAATGACTTCACCCGACATCCGTGCCGGAGTGTCATTACTGATCGCTGCATTATCGGCGAAAGGCAAATCGGTGATTCACAATATTGAACAGATCGAACGCGGATATCAGGACATTGAAGAGCGCCTGCGTAGGCTGGGTGCTGACATCAAACGAGTAGATGTGGAGCCGAAAGGACATTAA
- a CDS encoding DUF4290 domain-containing protein: MNFDYNSTRPKLILAEYGRNVQNMVDYICTLPTKEERNKHAQIVIDMMGVLNPHLRDVSDFKHKLWDHLQIISDFKLDIDSPYPIATAKSVKHEVEHLGYPQHAIKYKHYGYTVEKMIEKALKLTDDTKKEQMVLGIANFMKMAYLTWNKDSVSDELIIQDLKELSGYQLTLPEGTVLTKLDFKTPPPGNRVKGAANSNSGNNNNNNNNNASGQSKGGSKPRIANSNNNAKRSNFSNNNNNNNRNRKPQNNYSNKRG, encoded by the coding sequence ATGAACTTTGACTACAACAGCACTAGACCAAAATTGATCCTTGCAGAATATGGTCGCAATGTGCAAAATATGGTAGACTACATCTGTACTTTACCCACTAAGGAAGAAAGAAATAAACATGCGCAGATCGTCATTGATATGATGGGGGTGTTAAATCCACATTTGCGGGACGTCTCGGACTTTAAGCATAAACTTTGGGATCACCTACAGATTATCTCTGACTTCAAGCTTGATATCGATTCACCTTATCCAATTGCGACAGCCAAAAGCGTGAAGCACGAGGTAGAGCATCTGGGGTATCCGCAACATGCTATCAAGTACAAACACTACGGTTATACCGTGGAGAAGATGATCGAAAAGGCACTGAAGCTGACAGATGATACCAAGAAGGAGCAGATGGTATTAGGGATAGCCAACTTTATGAAAATGGCCTACTTGACCTGGAATAAGGATTCTGTGTCTGACGAATTGATCATTCAGGATCTGAAAGAACTGTCAGGTTACCAATTAACTCTGCCCGAAGGTACTGTATTGACTAAGCTGGATTTTAAAACGCCGCCTCCGGGTAACCGCGTGAAGGGTGCTGCGAATAGCAATTCAGGTAATAATAACAATAACAACAATAATAATGCTTCCGGACAGTCAAAGGGTGGAAGCAAGCCGCGCATCGCCAACAGCAACAATAATGCAAAGCGAAGCAATTTTAGCAACAACAACAATAACAACAACAGAAATAGAAAACCTCAGAACAACTACAGCAACAAAAGAGGCTAA
- a CDS encoding ATP-dependent helicase yields the protein MDYLAGLNPSQRGAVEQTEGPVMIVAGAGSGKTRVITYRVAHLIQKGVDPFNILVLTFTNKAAKEMRERIMSVVGREAKNIWMGTFHSVFAKILRVEAELIGYPRNFTIYDTDDTKSLLRSILKEMNLDDKLYNVNHVYGRISQAKNNLISPQEYNKNEAILAEDISNGRGQMGQIYMTYAQRCYRAGAMDFDDLLFKTNVLLNKHPEVLHKYQHQFRYLMVDEYQDTNFSQYLIVKRLAAVNENICVVGDDAQSIYAFRGANIQNILNFQKDYPDVKIFKLEQNYRSTKMIVNAANSVIANNKNQLEKNVFSDNEDGEKIKVSRAFSDNEEGKIVADQIIEEKALKGLNYKDFAILYRTNAQSRAMEEALRKINIPYKIYGGTSFYQRKEIKDLIAYFRLTFNPNDEEALKRVINYPRRGIGDSTIEKIMIAADQNQYRIWDVVANAAHFLDGRSASSVGGFAQMIQSFQALAKNNNAFDTAMHIAQHCGILKELYEDKSVEGLARYENIQELLNGIKEFSEREDIEDRGLDVYMQDIALLTNDDNDKDPNADTVSLMTIHSSKGLEFPVVFIVGLEENLFPSQLSLNSRSELEEERRLFYVAVTRAEKKLLLSYATSRYRWGTLNNCEPSRFLDELNPACLALDFRPRQTSASAGSFQGERIAWQQKDSDDMFSKPKPKPMVKTTSILPKAHKPTAGFAPSDTSNLQVGMEVEHERFGFGKVVNLEGNKGDIKATIFFKELGQKQLLLKFAKLRIIQ from the coding sequence TTGGATTATTTAGCGGGTTTAAACCCTTCACAACGAGGAGCCGTAGAGCAAACAGAAGGTCCTGTCATGATTGTCGCAGGAGCCGGTTCAGGAAAAACACGGGTGATTACATATCGAGTAGCGCACCTGATTCAAAAAGGTGTTGACCCATTCAATATCTTGGTGCTGACATTTACCAATAAGGCGGCCAAAGAAATGCGTGAGCGTATCATGTCCGTCGTCGGTAGGGAAGCAAAAAATATCTGGATGGGGACCTTTCACTCTGTATTTGCAAAGATACTACGTGTAGAAGCCGAGTTGATAGGCTATCCAAGAAATTTTACCATCTATGATACCGATGATACCAAAAGTTTGTTGCGTTCGATCTTGAAAGAAATGAACCTGGACGATAAGCTCTACAATGTCAATCATGTCTATGGACGTATATCGCAGGCCAAAAATAACCTCATATCACCGCAAGAATACAATAAAAATGAGGCGATCCTCGCCGAAGATATCTCCAACGGACGCGGGCAGATGGGGCAGATCTATATGACCTATGCGCAGCGCTGTTATCGCGCTGGCGCCATGGACTTTGACGACCTGCTGTTCAAAACAAACGTCCTGCTCAACAAACATCCCGAGGTATTGCATAAATACCAGCACCAATTTCGTTACCTGATGGTGGACGAGTATCAGGATACCAACTTCTCCCAGTATCTGATTGTAAAAAGGCTGGCCGCAGTCAACGAAAATATATGTGTCGTGGGGGATGACGCACAGTCGATATATGCTTTCCGCGGTGCGAATATTCAAAATATCCTGAATTTCCAGAAGGATTATCCCGACGTGAAGATATTCAAATTGGAACAGAATTACCGGTCCACCAAAATGATCGTCAATGCGGCAAATTCGGTAATTGCGAATAACAAAAACCAGCTGGAAAAGAATGTCTTTTCGGATAATGAGGACGGGGAAAAGATCAAGGTATCGCGTGCATTTTCGGATAATGAGGAGGGTAAGATTGTCGCTGACCAGATTATCGAAGAAAAGGCCTTAAAGGGCCTCAACTATAAAGATTTTGCTATTCTCTATCGTACCAATGCCCAGTCCAGAGCGATGGAGGAGGCTTTGCGCAAGATTAATATACCTTATAAAATCTACGGGGGCACCTCTTTTTACCAACGGAAAGAAATCAAAGATCTGATCGCTTATTTTCGGCTGACCTTTAATCCCAACGACGAAGAGGCACTGAAGCGGGTCATCAATTATCCGCGCCGTGGTATAGGTGATTCAACGATCGAAAAGATCATGATTGCCGCAGATCAAAATCAATACCGTATATGGGACGTGGTTGCCAATGCAGCTCATTTTCTGGACGGAAGGAGTGCAAGCTCTGTCGGCGGATTCGCACAGATGATACAGAGCTTTCAGGCATTAGCCAAAAATAATAATGCTTTCGATACTGCGATGCACATTGCACAGCACTGTGGTATACTCAAAGAGCTGTACGAAGACAAATCCGTCGAAGGTCTGGCACGTTATGAAAACATTCAGGAACTGCTCAATGGCATTAAGGAGTTCTCAGAACGGGAAGATATCGAAGACAGAGGCCTGGATGTCTATATGCAGGATATTGCGCTATTGACCAACGATGACAATGACAAAGACCCCAATGCTGATACGGTATCCCTGATGACCATACACTCTTCCAAAGGTCTGGAATTCCCGGTAGTGTTTATCGTAGGGCTCGAAGAAAACCTGTTCCCATCGCAGCTGTCGCTCAACTCCCGGTCAGAATTGGAAGAAGAACGTAGACTTTTTTACGTGGCTGTTACCAGAGCTGAAAAAAAATTGCTACTTTCGTATGCTACTTCGCGATACCGCTGGGGGACACTCAATAATTGTGAACCCAGCCGTTTTTTGGATGAACTGAATCCCGCCTGTCTTGCGTTGGATTTCAGACCTAGACAAACTTCTGCTTCTGCCGGAAGTTTTCAGGGCGAACGCATCGCCTGGCAGCAAAAAGACAGCGATGACATGTTTTCGAAACCTAAGCCCAAGCCCATGGTAAAGACGACATCCATCCTGCCCAAGGCCCACAAACCTACAGCGGGTTTTGCTCCTTCGGACACTTCAAACCTTCAGGTCGGCATGGAAGTTGAACATGAACGATTTGGATTTGGAAAGGTGGTCAATCTCGAAGGAAACAAAGGAGATATAAAAGCAACTATTTTCTTTAAAGAGTTGGGTCAGAAACAATTGTTGCTTAAATTTGCAAAACTTAGAATAATTCAATAA
- the guaB gene encoding IMP dehydrogenase, translating to MQLDPQKFVAEGLTYDDVLLIPAYSEILPRDVDTSTSLTKKIKLNIPLVSAAMDTVTGADLAIAIAQAGGIGMLHKNMTIAEQAAEVRKVKRSESGMIQDPVTLLATATVGDAFNIMKEHKIGGIPVVNERGQLVGIVTNRDLRFQKDMRRPINELMTKDNLVVAPEGTDLVKAEEILQNEKIEKLPVVNEEGILKGLITFKDIQKYKHYPNAAKDSHGRLLVGAAVGVTPDTLDRVDALVKAGVDVITIDTAHGHSKGVIDKLKLVKSQFPELQVIVGNIATGAAATALAEAGADAVKVGIGPGSICTTRIIAGVGVPQLYAVYEVAKALKGTGVPIIADGGIKQTGDIAKAIAAGASTIMAGSLFAGVEEAPGETIIYEGRKFKSYRGMGSIEAMEKGSKDRYFQDVEDDIKKLVPEGIVGRVPYKGTLAEVVYQYIGGLRASMGYCGAATIEKLQEAQFVRITGAGLRESHPHNISITKEAPNYNSRG from the coding sequence ATGCAATTAGATCCACAAAAATTCGTAGCAGAAGGTCTCACTTACGATGACGTCTTATTAATTCCAGCTTATTCTGAAATTTTACCCCGTGACGTCGATACGAGTACTTCGCTGACAAAAAAAATCAAATTAAATATTCCACTGGTTTCTGCAGCCATGGATACGGTAACTGGTGCTGATTTAGCTATTGCAATCGCACAAGCTGGCGGTATTGGTATGTTGCATAAAAACATGACTATTGCAGAACAGGCTGCCGAAGTACGCAAAGTGAAGCGTTCGGAAAGCGGTATGATTCAGGATCCGGTAACCTTATTGGCGACAGCAACCGTCGGAGATGCCTTCAATATTATGAAAGAACATAAGATTGGTGGTATTCCCGTAGTCAACGAAAGAGGTCAGCTGGTCGGAATTGTAACCAATCGTGATCTTCGTTTCCAAAAGGATATGCGCCGTCCGATCAACGAGCTGATGACCAAGGATAATCTGGTCGTGGCACCGGAAGGAACGGATCTGGTCAAGGCGGAAGAGATTCTACAGAATGAAAAAATTGAAAAACTTCCTGTGGTCAATGAAGAGGGGATATTAAAAGGGCTCATCACCTTTAAAGATATACAGAAATATAAACATTATCCGAATGCAGCCAAAGATAGCCATGGCCGCTTATTGGTCGGTGCGGCGGTAGGGGTTACGCCAGATACATTGGACCGGGTGGACGCGCTGGTCAAAGCCGGGGTAGATGTGATCACTATAGATACGGCTCATGGTCACTCCAAAGGAGTAATTGATAAACTGAAGTTGGTGAAATCTCAATTTCCTGAACTCCAGGTTATCGTTGGTAATATTGCTACAGGCGCTGCGGCGACAGCGCTGGCAGAAGCCGGTGCAGACGCAGTGAAGGTGGGGATAGGTCCGGGCTCTATCTGCACGACGCGCATTATTGCAGGTGTGGGGGTGCCGCAGCTGTATGCTGTTTATGAGGTAGCCAAAGCACTTAAAGGAACTGGTGTGCCGATCATTGCGGACGGCGGGATCAAACAAACCGGTGATATTGCAAAAGCAATTGCCGCTGGCGCAAGTACCATTATGGCCGGTTCTTTATTTGCAGGTGTTGAGGAAGCGCCCGGCGAAACGATTATTTATGAAGGCCGTAAATTTAAATCATACCGTGGTATGGGCTCCATTGAAGCTATGGAAAAAGGGTCTAAAGACCGTTATTTCCAGGATGTGGAGGACGATATCAAAAAGTTGGTGCCTGAGGGAATCGTTGGACGTGTGCCTTACAAAGGTACCTTGGCGGAAGTCGTCTATCAATATATCGGTGGGCTGCGTGCCTCCATGGGCTATTGCGGTGCTGCGACTATTGAAAAGCTGCAGGAAGCACAGTTTGTCCGCATCACTGGAGCCGGACTGAGAGAGTCTCACCCGCATAATATCTCGATCACGAAAGAAGCGCCAAATTATAATAGCAGAGGTTAA